A window of the Listeria swaminathanii genome harbors these coding sequences:
- the pyk gene encoding pyruvate kinase, which yields MKKTKIVCTIGPASESVDTLVQLIEAGMNVARLNFSHGDFEEHGARIVNIREASKKTGKQVAILLDTKGPEIRTNDMVGGKLEFQTGDVVRVSMTPVEGTKEKFSVTYGELYNDVEIGSSILLDDGLIGLEVIEKDEANRELVTKVLNSGVLKNKKGVNVPNVSINLPGITEKDAADIRFGLEQGIDFIAASFVRRATDVLEITKILEEHNATHVQIIPKIENQEGVDNIDEILQVSQGLMVARGDLGVEIPAEEVPIVQKELIRKCNKLGKPVITATQMLDSMQRNPRPTRAEASDVANAIFDGTDAIMLSGETAAGDYPVEAVKMMAKIAIRTEEVLVAQDKFALKLHENTDMTEAIGQAVGHTAKNLNVQTIVAATQSGHTARMISKYRPKSHIVAVTFNEHVYRGLALSWGVYPRLATPVSNTDEMFDLAVKESLASGVAKQGDLIIITAGVPVTESGTTNVMKIQLIGEKVAKGQGIGSKSVIGKAIVAKSNAEALQKAEEGGILIVKTTDKEILPAFEKSAAVVVEEGGLTSHAAVVGINLGIPVIVGAKDATSLVKDGEIITVDSRQGVVYNGKTATH from the coding sequence ATGAAAAAAACGAAAATTGTTTGTACAATTGGTCCTGCAAGTGAGTCAGTTGACACATTAGTTCAGTTGATCGAAGCAGGAATGAACGTAGCACGTCTTAATTTCTCTCACGGAGATTTTGAAGAGCACGGTGCGCGTATTGTAAATATCCGTGAAGCATCGAAAAAAACTGGCAAACAAGTTGCTATCTTACTTGATACAAAAGGTCCAGAAATCCGTACAAACGACATGGTTGGTGGGAAATTAGAATTCCAAACAGGTGATGTTGTACGTGTTTCCATGACTCCTGTTGAAGGAACAAAAGAAAAATTCTCCGTAACTTACGGCGAACTTTACAATGATGTAGAAATCGGTTCTTCCATTTTACTTGATGACGGTTTAATCGGTCTTGAAGTAATCGAAAAAGACGAAGCTAATCGCGAGCTAGTAACTAAAGTACTTAACTCAGGCGTACTTAAAAATAAAAAAGGTGTTAACGTGCCAAACGTTTCTATCAACCTACCAGGAATCACAGAAAAAGACGCTGCTGATATCCGCTTTGGTTTAGAACAAGGTATCGATTTTATCGCTGCATCTTTTGTACGTCGCGCTACAGATGTTCTTGAAATTACTAAAATTTTAGAAGAGCACAATGCAACTCACGTACAAATTATTCCTAAAATCGAAAACCAAGAGGGCGTTGACAACATCGACGAAATCTTACAAGTTTCTCAAGGACTAATGGTTGCTCGTGGTGACCTTGGTGTTGAAATTCCAGCTGAAGAAGTTCCGATTGTACAAAAAGAACTTATCAGAAAATGTAATAAACTTGGTAAACCAGTTATTACTGCAACACAAATGCTTGATTCCATGCAACGTAACCCACGTCCAACTCGCGCTGAAGCAAGTGACGTAGCGAATGCGATTTTTGATGGAACTGATGCAATTATGTTATCTGGTGAAACAGCTGCTGGGGACTATCCAGTTGAAGCAGTTAAAATGATGGCGAAAATCGCTATTCGTACAGAAGAAGTATTAGTAGCTCAAGATAAATTTGCGCTTAAACTTCATGAAAATACGGATATGACAGAAGCTATTGGTCAAGCTGTTGGACATACTGCGAAAAACCTAAACGTACAAACTATCGTTGCTGCGACTCAAAGTGGTCACACAGCGCGTATGATCTCTAAATACCGTCCGAAATCTCATATCGTTGCTGTAACATTCAACGAGCATGTATATCGCGGCTTAGCTCTTTCATGGGGTGTTTATCCTCGTCTAGCTACTCCAGTTAGCAACACAGACGAAATGTTCGACCTTGCAGTAAAAGAATCTCTTGCTTCTGGCGTTGCAAAACAAGGCGACCTAATCATCATCACTGCTGGTGTTCCAGTTACAGAAAGTGGAACAACTAACGTAATGAAAATCCAATTAATTGGTGAAAAAGTTGCTAAAGGCCAAGGAATTGGCAGCAAATCTGTAATTGGTAAAGCAATCGTTGCTAAATCCAATGCAGAAGCACTTCAAAAAGCAGAAGAAGGCGGAATCTTAATCGTTAAAACAACAGATAAAGAAATCCTTCCTGCATTCGAGAAAAGTGCTGCAGTTGTTGTGGAAGAAGGCGGCTTAACTAGCCACGCAGCAGTTGTTGGAATCAACCTTGGCATTCCTGTCATTGTTGGCGCTAAAGATGCAACATCCCTTGTAAAAGACGGTGAAATCATCACTGTTGATTCTCGTCAAGGTGTTGTTTATAACGGCAAAACAGCAACTCACTAA
- the pfkA gene encoding 6-phosphofructokinase → MKRIAILTSGGDAPGMNAATRAVVRKAIYEGLEVYGINYGFLGLVNGDIRKLELGSVGDLLHRGGTFLYSARYPEFATEEGQLKGIEQLKKHQIDGLVVIGGDGSYHGAEALTKRGFPTIGIPGTIDNDISGTDFTIGFDTALNTVLDALDKIRDTATSHERTFIIEVMGRDAGDIALWSGLAGGAEAIIVPEESFNMDDVVDRLNKGRERGKKHSIIVVAEGVMSGNEFAKQLAEYGDYHARVTVLGHVQRGGSPTAFDRVLASRLGARSVELLLENRGGLAVGIRENRIVENDISEILKEKHTLDQKLFDLASILSI, encoded by the coding sequence ATGAAACGAATTGCAATTTTAACAAGTGGAGGAGACGCTCCAGGAATGAACGCAGCCACTCGTGCTGTTGTTCGTAAAGCAATCTATGAAGGACTTGAAGTTTACGGTATTAACTATGGCTTTTTAGGGCTAGTCAATGGCGATATTCGTAAATTAGAATTAGGTTCTGTTGGTGATTTACTTCACCGTGGTGGTACATTCCTTTATTCCGCAAGATATCCTGAATTCGCTACAGAAGAAGGACAACTTAAAGGAATCGAACAACTGAAAAAACATCAAATCGATGGCCTAGTTGTTATCGGTGGAGATGGTTCTTATCACGGAGCGGAAGCACTTACAAAACGTGGCTTCCCAACTATTGGTATCCCAGGAACTATTGATAATGATATTTCTGGAACTGATTTTACTATTGGTTTTGATACTGCACTGAACACTGTTCTTGATGCACTTGATAAAATCCGCGATACAGCAACAAGTCATGAACGTACTTTCATTATTGAAGTTATGGGTCGTGACGCTGGTGATATCGCTCTTTGGTCTGGTCTTGCTGGTGGCGCTGAAGCTATCATCGTTCCAGAAGAAAGCTTTAACATGGATGATGTCGTGGATCGTTTGAACAAAGGCCGTGAACGTGGTAAAAAACATAGTATTATTGTTGTTGCTGAAGGCGTAATGTCTGGTAATGAATTTGCCAAACAATTAGCTGAATATGGCGATTATCATGCACGTGTAACTGTTCTTGGACATGTTCAACGTGGTGGTAGCCCAACTGCATTTGACCGTGTACTAGCAAGCCGTCTTGGTGCGCGTTCAGTAGAATTATTGTTAGAAAACCGCGGAGGATTAGCTGTTGGAATCCGTGAAAATAGAATTGTCGAAAATGACATTAGTGAAATTTTGAAAGAAAAACACACTCTAGATCAAAAATTATTTGATTTAGCATCTATTTTGTCGATTTAA
- the accD gene encoding acetyl-CoA carboxylase, carboxyltransferase subunit beta: MLGDLFTKPKKRKYATIPSDGTKADVPEGIMTKCPECKKIMYTKELQKNLMVCNYCGFHHPIGANARIDMLVDEGSFEEIDASLTTANPLGFEDYMDRIEKDKQKSGLNEAIVTGHATIDGNPLVIAVMDSRFRMASMGSVVGEKILRAVEDADKTNKPFVIFTASGGARMQEGMLSLMQMAKTSAAFKRFSNHGGLVITVMTHPTTGGVSASFASLGDYNFAEPGALIGFAGRRVIEQTVREELPEDFQTSEFLLKHGQLDDCISRLDLQNKLSFILRIHVKTPEAGGDVDGE; encoded by the coding sequence TTGTTAGGAGACTTGTTTACAAAACCAAAAAAGAGAAAATATGCCACAATTCCTTCTGACGGAACAAAAGCAGATGTTCCAGAAGGTATTATGACAAAATGTCCAGAATGTAAAAAAATAATGTATACCAAAGAATTGCAAAAAAATCTTATGGTATGTAATTATTGTGGTTTTCACCATCCAATTGGGGCAAATGCACGAATCGATATGCTTGTTGATGAAGGGTCTTTTGAAGAAATTGATGCTAGTTTAACAACAGCAAATCCACTTGGTTTTGAAGATTATATGGATCGAATTGAGAAAGATAAGCAAAAGTCTGGTTTAAATGAGGCGATTGTTACTGGTCATGCTACTATTGACGGTAATCCGCTTGTCATTGCTGTCATGGATTCTCGTTTTAGAATGGCGAGTATGGGTTCTGTTGTTGGTGAAAAAATTCTTCGTGCTGTGGAAGATGCTGATAAAACAAATAAACCATTTGTTATTTTCACTGCTTCCGGTGGCGCGCGTATGCAAGAAGGGATGCTTTCGCTTATGCAAATGGCGAAAACCTCTGCTGCATTTAAACGATTTAGCAACCACGGTGGACTTGTTATTACGGTAATGACGCACCCAACTACTGGTGGCGTTTCTGCTAGTTTTGCATCACTTGGAGACTATAATTTTGCAGAACCAGGCGCACTCATCGGCTTTGCTGGTCGCCGGGTAATTGAACAAACTGTTCGGGAAGAATTACCAGAAGACTTCCAAACGTCTGAGTTCTTATTAAAGCACGGACAACTAGATGACTGTATTTCACGTCTTGATTTGCAAAATAAATTAAGTTTTATTTTACGCATTCACGTGAAAACACCTGAAGCAGGAGGTGACGTTGATGGCGAATGA
- the citZ gene encoding citrate synthase, producing the protein MTLSKGLENVYVAETSISSIIDDMLTYVGYGIDDLMENNASFEEVIYLLWHLRLPNKDEFKKFKLEIQENMAVSETIITSLRMQNHQKLHPMSVLRTTVSMLGVFDTEAELDDGEAVYRKGLRLQAKMPTIVAAFSRIRRGLDPIPPRDDLSMAANFLYMITGEEADALSVEAMNKALVLHADHEFNASTFTARVCVATLSDVYSGVTAAIGALKGPLHGGANERVFDMLEEIDEAGDVRTYIQEKIDTKQKIMGFGHRVYRGGDPRAQHLREMSRKLTAEKGEEKWFDISMQVEEAVWELKHLKPNVDFYSASVYHALGIDRDLFTLVFSVSRVSGWLAHIFEQYRDNRLIRPRAIYVGPENRSYLPVEERI; encoded by the coding sequence ATGACGTTATCTAAAGGGTTAGAAAATGTATATGTTGCTGAAACTTCCATTAGCTCTATCATCGATGATATGTTAACATATGTTGGCTATGGCATTGATGACTTAATGGAAAACAACGCTTCTTTTGAAGAAGTGATTTACTTATTATGGCATTTACGTTTGCCGAATAAAGATGAATTTAAAAAGTTTAAATTAGAAATACAAGAAAATATGGCAGTATCTGAAACAATTATTACAAGTTTAAGAATGCAAAATCATCAAAAATTACACCCAATGAGTGTTTTAAGAACCACGGTTTCGATGCTCGGTGTATTTGACACAGAAGCAGAATTAGACGACGGGGAAGCAGTTTACCGTAAAGGGCTACGTCTTCAAGCAAAAATGCCAACAATTGTTGCAGCTTTTTCTCGAATTCGACGTGGTTTGGATCCGATTCCGCCGAGAGATGATTTGAGCATGGCGGCGAATTTCCTTTATATGATTACGGGAGAAGAGGCGGATGCGTTATCTGTAGAAGCGATGAATAAAGCGCTTGTACTGCATGCGGATCATGAGTTTAATGCTTCTACTTTTACAGCACGTGTTTGTGTGGCGACACTTTCGGATGTTTATTCCGGAGTTACAGCTGCGATTGGTGCTCTGAAAGGCCCGCTTCATGGTGGTGCCAATGAACGTGTCTTTGATATGTTAGAAGAAATTGATGAAGCCGGCGATGTGCGTACTTACATCCAAGAAAAAATCGATACAAAACAAAAAATTATGGGCTTTGGTCACCGTGTTTATCGTGGTGGGGATCCGCGTGCGCAACATTTACGCGAAATGTCTAGAAAGTTAACTGCCGAAAAGGGCGAAGAAAAATGGTTTGATATTTCGATGCAAGTAGAAGAAGCGGTTTGGGAATTAAAACATTTGAAACCAAACGTTGATTTTTATTCTGCTTCCGTTTATCACGCGCTTGGCATTGATCGGGATTTATTCACGTTAGTATTTTCCGTGAGTCGTGTTTCTGGTTGGTTAGCGCACATTTTTGAACAATATCGTGATAATCGTCTTATCCGTCCGCGTGCGATTTACGTTGGACCTGAAAATAGAAGTTATTTACCTGTAGAAGAACGAATTTAA
- a CDS encoding FxsA family protein, with amino-acid sequence MRKFILYWALYGLIELIIYVWLFQVIGFWPLLFIQIASSAFGIFIFKRLGGNLFRNVRDGRTVAPYLLDSLCFFIAGFLLIIPGVITTVLGLLIFIPFSRKLLKPRLTKWLGNQKKHTQYYYFDM; translated from the coding sequence ATGAGAAAATTTATCCTTTATTGGGCTTTATATGGCTTAATAGAATTAATTATTTATGTTTGGCTATTCCAAGTAATCGGCTTTTGGCCACTTCTTTTTATTCAAATTGCATCAAGTGCTTTTGGTATTTTTATTTTCAAACGTCTTGGCGGAAACCTATTCCGAAATGTACGCGATGGACGCACGGTAGCGCCGTATTTATTAGATAGTCTGTGCTTTTTTATTGCCGGCTTTTTATTAATTATCCCAGGAGTTATCACGACTGTACTCGGTTTGCTTATTTTTATTCCATTTTCTCGCAAACTATTAAAACCAAGATTAACCAAATGGCTCGGGAATCAAAAGAAACACACACAATATTATTATTTTGATATGTAA
- the icd gene encoding NADP-dependent isocitrate dehydrogenase: MSQKIQVENGVLKTPNNPVIPFIEGDGTGPDIWAAAKRVLDAAVKKAYNGEKEIAWKEVLAGEKAFKQTGEWLPQATLDTIDEYLIAIKGPLTTPIGGGIRSLNVALRQELDLYVCLRPVRYFKGVPSPVKRPEDTDMVIFRENTEDIYAGIEFKEGSEESKKLIAFLKSEFGVDKIRFPETSGIGIKPISKEGTERLVRSAIEYAIKEGRKSLTLVHKGNIMKFTEGAFKNWGYDLCEREYGDKVFTWNEYDRIKEAGGTEAADAKQNEALAAGKILVKDSIADIFLQQILTRPAEFDVVATMNLNGDYISDALAAQVGGIGIAPGANINYLTGHAIFEATHGTAPKYAGLDKVNPSSVILSGTLLLEHIGWGEAAELINSSMEKTIAAKTVTYDFARLMDGATEVKCSEFADELIKNF; this comes from the coding sequence ATGAGTCAAAAAATTCAAGTAGAAAATGGTGTGCTAAAAACACCAAACAACCCAGTCATTCCTTTTATTGAAGGAGACGGAACTGGTCCAGATATTTGGGCGGCTGCGAAACGTGTTTTAGATGCGGCAGTAAAAAAAGCGTATAACGGCGAAAAAGAAATCGCATGGAAAGAAGTATTAGCTGGTGAAAAAGCATTTAAACAAACCGGCGAATGGCTTCCGCAAGCGACTTTAGACACTATTGATGAGTATTTAATTGCCATCAAAGGCCCGCTTACAACGCCAATTGGCGGCGGTATTCGTTCATTAAACGTTGCCCTGCGCCAAGAATTAGATTTATATGTATGTTTACGTCCAGTTCGTTACTTTAAAGGTGTACCGTCGCCTGTAAAACGTCCTGAAGACACAGATATGGTTATTTTCCGTGAGAATACAGAGGATATTTACGCAGGAATCGAATTTAAAGAAGGTAGCGAGGAATCGAAAAAATTAATCGCGTTCTTAAAATCTGAGTTTGGCGTTGATAAAATCCGTTTCCCGGAAACTTCTGGTATTGGTATTAAGCCGATTTCGAAAGAAGGAACAGAGCGTTTAGTACGTTCTGCGATTGAATATGCGATTAAAGAAGGACGCAAATCATTAACACTCGTACACAAAGGAAATATCATGAAGTTCACAGAAGGAGCTTTCAAAAACTGGGGCTATGACTTATGTGAGCGCGAATATGGCGATAAAGTATTTACTTGGAACGAGTACGATCGCATTAAAGAAGCAGGAGGTACAGAAGCTGCTGACGCGAAACAAAACGAAGCACTTGCTGCTGGAAAAATTTTAGTAAAAGATTCGATTGCAGATATTTTCTTGCAACAAATCTTAACGCGCCCGGCTGAATTTGATGTGGTTGCTACGATGAACTTAAATGGAGATTATATTTCTGATGCCCTTGCTGCTCAAGTAGGTGGAATTGGTATTGCTCCAGGAGCGAACATTAACTATTTAACTGGTCACGCAATTTTCGAAGCAACTCACGGTACTGCACCAAAATACGCAGGCCTTGATAAAGTAAATCCATCATCTGTTATTTTATCCGGAACACTTTTACTCGAACATATTGGTTGGGGTGAAGCCGCTGAGTTAATTAACAGTTCGATGGAAAAAACAATCGCTGCGAAAACAGTAACTTATGATTTTGCTCGATTAATGGATGGCGCAACAGAAGTTAAATGTTCGGAATTTGCGGATGAATTAATTAAAAACTTCTAA
- a CDS encoding acetyl-CoA carboxylase carboxyltransferase subunit alpha, translating to MANEMEFEKPILELKSKIADLKEYNETSDVDLTNEIEKLEKRLAKLESGIYSNMTAWDKFQVARHPDRPTTLDYIPLLFQDFMELHGDRTFGDDAAIVGGIATFNGIPVTVIGHQRGKDTKDNLHRNFGMPHPEGFRKALRLMKQADKFGRPIICFIDTKGAYPGRAAEERGQSEAIARNLYEMSDMKVPIISIVIGEGGSGGALALGVGNQIFMLENAVFSVISPEGAAAILWKDASQAKKAAESMRITAGDLFDLGITDGIIPEVKGGAHRDLTAQAEEINKTITKSLHALMAFSEDQLMDQRYEKFKKIGVYETL from the coding sequence ATGGCGAATGAGATGGAATTTGAGAAACCGATTTTAGAATTGAAAAGTAAAATCGCGGACTTAAAAGAATACAACGAAACTTCGGATGTAGATTTGACAAATGAAATCGAAAAGCTGGAGAAACGCTTAGCTAAGTTGGAGTCAGGCATTTACAGCAATATGACTGCTTGGGATAAATTTCAAGTAGCTCGCCACCCAGATAGACCGACAACACTTGATTACATTCCACTTTTATTTCAAGATTTCATGGAGCTTCACGGCGATCGTACATTCGGTGATGACGCAGCAATTGTCGGCGGTATCGCTACTTTTAACGGTATTCCGGTAACAGTTATCGGGCATCAACGCGGTAAAGATACGAAAGATAATTTGCACCGTAATTTTGGTATGCCTCATCCAGAAGGCTTCCGTAAAGCGCTTCGTTTGATGAAACAAGCGGATAAATTTGGCCGACCAATTATTTGCTTCATCGATACAAAAGGTGCCTATCCTGGCCGAGCTGCTGAAGAACGCGGGCAAAGTGAAGCAATTGCTAGAAACCTTTATGAAATGAGCGATATGAAAGTTCCAATTATTTCTATCGTTATCGGTGAGGGTGGAAGTGGTGGTGCACTTGCTCTTGGTGTTGGGAATCAGATTTTCATGCTTGAAAATGCTGTTTTCTCGGTTATTTCACCAGAAGGCGCAGCAGCAATTTTATGGAAAGATGCTAGTCAAGCGAAAAAAGCAGCAGAATCTATGCGGATTACAGCTGGTGATTTGTTTGATCTTGGCATTACAGATGGAATTATTCCAGAAGTAAAAGGCGGTGCGCACCGTGATTTAACAGCGCAAGCCGAAGAAATTAACAAAACTATCACAAAGTCTTTACATGCACTAATGGCATTTTCTGAGGATCAATTAATGGATCAACGTTATGAGAAATTCAAGAAAATCGGTGTTTACGAGACTTTATAA
- a CDS encoding DUF441 domain-containing protein, whose protein sequence is MFTESMLFLLLFLLLGLIAKNNSLIIAVAAVILLKLFHVDGKVMEMIQAKGINWGVTIITVAILIPIATGQIGFKDLIDSFKSAAGWIGLGAGIAVSILAKKGVGYMAVDPQVTVSLVFGTILAVVLFRGIAAGPVIAAGIAYMAMQLVAFIK, encoded by the coding sequence ATGTTTACGGAAAGTATGTTGTTTTTACTTCTTTTTTTACTTCTCGGACTTATAGCAAAAAATAATTCGCTCATCATTGCCGTAGCCGCCGTTATTCTGTTGAAGCTATTTCATGTGGACGGTAAAGTAATGGAGATGATTCAAGCTAAGGGGATTAATTGGGGTGTAACGATTATAACCGTTGCCATCTTAATTCCAATCGCCACTGGTCAAATCGGTTTTAAAGATTTAATTGACTCTTTTAAATCGGCAGCCGGCTGGATTGGTCTTGGAGCTGGAATCGCCGTTTCTATTTTAGCGAAAAAAGGTGTAGGCTATATGGCTGTTGATCCACAAGTAACCGTCTCACTTGTATTTGGGACCATTTTAGCGGTGGTGCTTTTTAGAGGGATTGCTGCTGGACCAGTAATTGCAGCGGGTATTGCTTACATGGCAATGCAGTTAGTTGCATTCATAAAATAA